A stretch of the Gossypium hirsutum isolate 1008001.06 chromosome D07, Gossypium_hirsutum_v2.1, whole genome shotgun sequence genome encodes the following:
- the LOC107936729 gene encoding transcriptional regulator SUPERMAN, giving the protein MRFWDSKSTLSMESSQLEDSKSSSEDTDRSEQSNDDTGTGRSYECVFCKRGFTTAQALGGHMNIHRKDRAKSSRPSSVPIVSDKFVDVDDHDNYNPRISSYPYPPIQTYHSMDPDQLPVSYKALFPDSGWGFRPPHSYHELFVHNSQHMNPFGLSLGMGPSHVYENNKAYGSSQQDDELDLELRLGHHP; this is encoded by the coding sequence ATGAGATTTTGGGACTCTAAGTCAACACTTTCCATGGAATCCAGCCAGCTAGAAGACTCGAAGAGCTCGAGTGAAGACACTGATCGATCGGAGCAAAGCAACGATGATACGGGCACTGGTCGGTCCTACGAGTGTGTGTTTTGCAAGAGAGGCTTCACCACAGCACAAGCTTTAGGAGGCCACATGAATATCCATAGGAAAGATAGGGCCAAGAGCAGCAGGCCTAGTTCAGTTCCTATTGTTTCAGATAAATTTGTTGATGTTGATGATCATGACAATTACAACCCAAGAATAAGCTCCTATCCCTATCCACCAATCCAAACCTATCACTCCATGGATCCTGACCAGCTACCTGTAAGTTATAAAGCTCTTTTCCCAGATTCAGGTTGGGGTTTTAGACCCCCACACAGTTATCATGAGTTGTTTGTACACAATTCACAGCATATGAATCCTTTTGGTCTTAGCTTGGGAATGGGTCCATCCCATGTATATGAAAACAACAAGGCATATGGAAGTAGTCAACAAGATGATGAATTAGACTTGGAACTTCGATTAGGTCATCATCCATag
- the LOC107936726 gene encoding leiomodin-2-like — protein MLRLQNKEKLKLLVVEVQQAQAPPPPPPPVPEIPQGTERAYKVEELSKEKKQAEREARVFSKRSMEKSQFSASKKLKKYQDRSTSATGYSGRERGFQPTNPRPSTPSVTSVGSVEIVQKGVIKKLNRH, from the exons ATGCTCCGGCTTCAGAATAAAGAGAAGCTGAAGCTACTAGTAGTAGAAG tgcagcaagctCAAGctcctccaccaccaccaccaccggtTCCCGAGATTCCACagggtacag agcgAGCTTATAAAgtagaagaattgagcaaagaaaagaaacaagctgaaagagaagCTCGGGTTTTCAGTAAAAGATCGATGGAAAAATCTCaattttctgcttcaaagaaattgaagaaataccaGGATCGTTCTACCTCAGCCACTGGGTATTCGGGTAGAGAGCGAGGTTTTCAGCCTACTAATCCAAGACCTTccactccatcagtgaccagtgttggcagtgttg agattgtccagaaaggggtGATAAAGAAGCTGAACAGACATTGA